The following proteins come from a genomic window of Canis lupus familiaris isolate Mischka breed German Shepherd chromosome 31, alternate assembly UU_Cfam_GSD_1.0, whole genome shotgun sequence:
- the CLIC6 gene encoding chloride intracellular channel protein 6 isoform X3 → MLGAAPPCASPTVTPAGLSGSVKWPQAGYDGESIGNCPFSQRLFMILWLKGVIFNVTTVDLKRKPADLQNLAPGTNPPFMTFDGEVKTDVNKIEEFLEEKLAPPRYPKLGTQHPESNSAGNDVFAKFSAFIKNTKKDANEIYEKNLLKALKKLDNYLNSPLPDEIDAYSTEDITVSGRKFLDGDELTLADCNLLPKLHIIKIVAKRYRDFEFPSEMTGIWRYLNNAYARDEFTNTCPADQEIEHAYSDVAKRMM, encoded by the exons ATGCTCGGTGCAGCCCCTCCGTGTGCTTCCCCCACCGTCACCCCGGCggggctgagtggctcagtgaaaTGGCCCCAG GCCGGGTATGATGGTGAGAGTATTGGGAACTGCCCCTTCTCCCAGCGCCTTTTCATGATTCTCTGGCTAAAGGGCGTCATATTTAATGTGACAACGGTGGACCTGAAGAG GAAACCCGCAGACCTGCAGAATCTGGCTCCTGGGACAAACCCTCCCTTTATGACTTTTGATGGCGAAGTCAAGACGGATGTGAATAAGATCGAGGAGTTCTTAGAGGAGAAGTTAGCTCCCCCAAG GTACCCTAAGCTGGGGACCCAACATCCAGAATCTAACTCTGCAGGAAATGATGTGTTTGCCAAATTCTCCGCATTTATAAAAAACACCAAGAAGGATGCAAATGAGA TTTACGAAAAGAACCTGCTAAAGGCCCTGAAAAAGCTGGATAATTACTTAAATAGCCCTCTGCCTGACGAAATTGATGCCTACAGCACCGAGGACATCACTGTTTCTGGAAGGAAGTTCCTGGATGGGGATGAGCTCACGTTAGCCGACTGTAACCTCTTACCCAAGCTCCACATTATAAAG ATCGTGGCCAAGAGATACAGAGATTTTGAATTTCCTTCTGAAATGACTGGCATCTGGAGATACTTGAACAATGCTTATGCTAGGGATGAATTCACGAATACATGTCCAGCTGACCAGGAGATTGAACATGCATATTCAGATGTTGCAAAAAGAATGATGTGA
- the CLIC6 gene encoding chloride intracellular channel protein 6 isoform X4 — MAGYDGESIGNCPFSQRLFMILWLKGVIFNVTTVDLKRKPADLQNLAPGTNPPFMTFDGEVKTDVNKIEEFLEEKLAPPRYPKLGTQHPESNSAGNDVFAKFSAFIKNTKKDANEIYEKNLLKALKKLDNYLNSPLPDEIDAYSTEDITVSGRKFLDGDELTLADCNLLPKLHIIKIVAKRYRDFEFPSEMTGIWRYLNNAYARDEFTNTCPADQEIEHAYSDVAKRMM, encoded by the exons GCCGGGTATGATGGTGAGAGTATTGGGAACTGCCCCTTCTCCCAGCGCCTTTTCATGATTCTCTGGCTAAAGGGCGTCATATTTAATGTGACAACGGTGGACCTGAAGAG GAAACCCGCAGACCTGCAGAATCTGGCTCCTGGGACAAACCCTCCCTTTATGACTTTTGATGGCGAAGTCAAGACGGATGTGAATAAGATCGAGGAGTTCTTAGAGGAGAAGTTAGCTCCCCCAAG GTACCCTAAGCTGGGGACCCAACATCCAGAATCTAACTCTGCAGGAAATGATGTGTTTGCCAAATTCTCCGCATTTATAAAAAACACCAAGAAGGATGCAAATGAGA TTTACGAAAAGAACCTGCTAAAGGCCCTGAAAAAGCTGGATAATTACTTAAATAGCCCTCTGCCTGACGAAATTGATGCCTACAGCACCGAGGACATCACTGTTTCTGGAAGGAAGTTCCTGGATGGGGATGAGCTCACGTTAGCCGACTGTAACCTCTTACCCAAGCTCCACATTATAAAG ATCGTGGCCAAGAGATACAGAGATTTTGAATTTCCTTCTGAAATGACTGGCATCTGGAGATACTTGAACAATGCTTATGCTAGGGATGAATTCACGAATACATGTCCAGCTGACCAGGAGATTGAACATGCATATTCAGATGTTGCAAAAAGAATGATGTGA
- the CLIC6 gene encoding chloride intracellular channel protein 6 isoform X5 gives MILWLKGVIFNVTTVDLKRKPADLQNLAPGTNPPFMTFDGEVKTDVNKIEEFLEEKLAPPRYPKLGTQHPESNSAGNDVFAKFSAFIKNTKKDANEIYEKNLLKALKKLDNYLNSPLPDEIDAYSTEDITVSGRKFLDGDELTLADCNLLPKLHIIKIVAKRYRDFEFPSEMTGIWRYLNNAYARDEFTNTCPADQEIEHAYSDVAKRMM, from the exons ATGATTCTCTGGCTAAAGGGCGTCATATTTAATGTGACAACGGTGGACCTGAAGAG GAAACCCGCAGACCTGCAGAATCTGGCTCCTGGGACAAACCCTCCCTTTATGACTTTTGATGGCGAAGTCAAGACGGATGTGAATAAGATCGAGGAGTTCTTAGAGGAGAAGTTAGCTCCCCCAAG GTACCCTAAGCTGGGGACCCAACATCCAGAATCTAACTCTGCAGGAAATGATGTGTTTGCCAAATTCTCCGCATTTATAAAAAACACCAAGAAGGATGCAAATGAGA TTTACGAAAAGAACCTGCTAAAGGCCCTGAAAAAGCTGGATAATTACTTAAATAGCCCTCTGCCTGACGAAATTGATGCCTACAGCACCGAGGACATCACTGTTTCTGGAAGGAAGTTCCTGGATGGGGATGAGCTCACGTTAGCCGACTGTAACCTCTTACCCAAGCTCCACATTATAAAG ATCGTGGCCAAGAGATACAGAGATTTTGAATTTCCTTCTGAAATGACTGGCATCTGGAGATACTTGAACAATGCTTATGCTAGGGATGAATTCACGAATACATGTCCAGCTGACCAGGAGATTGAACATGCATATTCAGATGTTGCAAAAAGAATGATGTGA